From a single Sorghum bicolor cultivar BTx623 chromosome 5, Sorghum_bicolor_NCBIv3, whole genome shotgun sequence genomic region:
- the LOC8071606 gene encoding xylanase inhibitor protein 1, with amino-acid sequence MASRRCPRHVALLAALAFVSCLAAAGPPVRAKQTNKVTVFWGRNKDEGSLREACDTGLYTTVIIAFYSVFGHGRYWRGDDLSGHSLRGVGADIKHCQSRGILVLLSIGGGGHGYSLPSSQSAADVADHLWNAHLGGRRRGVHRPFGDAAVDGIDFYIDNGAPDHYDELARRLARKGKGKGVRLTASPRCGCPDERVDRALQTGLFERIHVRFYGDDKCSFKNGSTWGVVEEWNKWTARYPTTEVHLGLAAAESGVPDGAQGTVAVYLKYLYYLLLPEVQKARNYGGVVVWDRYSDKRTGYSGVVKGWA; translated from the coding sequence ATGGCGTCCCGAAGGTGTCCACGCCATGTGGCGCTCCTGGCCGCCCTCGCATTCGTCTcctgcctcgccgccgccggcccgcCGGTCAGGGCGAAGCAGACGAACAAGGTGACCGTCTTCTGGGGCCGGAACAAGGACGAGGGGTCCCTGCGGGAGGCCTGCGACACGGGGCTCTACACCACCGTCATCATCGCCTTCTACAGCGTGTTCGGCCACGGCCGCTACTGGCGCGGCGACGACCTGTCGGGCCACTCGCTGCGCGGCGTCGGCGCCGACATCAAGCACTGCCAGTCCAGGGGCATCCTCGTGCTCCTCtccatcggcggcggcggccacggcTACTCGCTCCCATCCTCCCAGTCCGCGGCCGACGTCGCCGACCACCTGTGGAACGCGCACCTCGGCGGGCGGCGCCGCGGCGTGCACCGCCCGTTCGGCGACGCCGCCGTGGACGGCATCGACTTCTACATCGACAACGGCGCGCCGGACCACTACGACGAGCTGGCGCGACGCCTCGCGCGGAAGGGGAAAGGCAAAGGGGTGCGGCTCACGGCGTCGCCGCGGTGCGGGTGCCCCGACGAGCGCGTCGACCGGGCGCTGCAGACGGGGCTGTTCGAGCGCATCCACGTCAGGTTCTACGGCGACGACAAGTGCTCCTTCAAGAACGGCAGCACCTGGGGCGTCGTGGAGGAGTGGAACAAGTGGACGGCGAGGTACCCCACGACGGAGGTGCACCTGGGCCTCGCCGCGGCGGAGAGCGGCGTGCCGGATGGGGCGCAGGGCACCGTCGCGGTGTACCTCAAGTACCTCTACTACCTCCTGCTGCCGGAGGTGCAGAAGGCGCGCAACTATGGAGGGGTCGTGGTCTGGGACAGGTACTCCGACAAGAGGACCGGATACAGCGGCGTCGTCAAGGGCTGGGCGTGA